The Cytophagia bacterium CHB2 genome includes the window AATATTATCCCGCAGATTACTACAGCTTCACGCAATTGCCGGGCGCCAAGAACTATAACCCGGCGCAAAAGGTGATGAAAAAACTCCGGGATCGTTATGCCGTGCGCGGCAGAGGAATGCTCGGCAAGCGGCTGTATCGGAGGTTCCCGAATGAGAATTTACTCAGCCTGTCCGGCATCGAAAATTTAAGAAAAGATGCGAGAATTTTGGACGTCGGCTGCGGCGCCGGTGTTTTGCTGTGGGATTTGAGAAATCTCGGTTTTATGAACACGATGGGAGTCGATCCCTTTTTGGAAAAGGATCTCGAATTCGCCAACGGGCTGCGCATCCTCAAACAAACGTTTTTTGAAGTGGGTGGAACCTGGGATCTCATCATGTTTCACCACGTTCTGGAACATCTGGCAGATCCGCTAGAAACATTGCAACACACCGCGCGCTTGTTGTCTCCAAACGGGACCTGCCTGATCCGCACGCCGACGGTGTCATCCTATGCCTGGGAGCATTATGGCGTGAACTGGGTGCAACTGGATGCGCCGCGGCATCTTTTCATTCATTCCGAGAAAAGCATCGAATTACTGGCGAATCAGGCCGGGCTGAAACTGACGAAAACACGGTATGACTCCAGTGATTTTCAGTTTTGGGGCAGCGAACAATATTGCAAAGACATACCTTTGATGTCGGGCAAATCATACATGGTTAACCGGGAAACAACGCTTTTTTCAAAACAGGAAATCGCGAGCTTCAAGGCGCGGGCGGAAAGATTGAACGCTGAAAAGCGCGGCGATTCTGCCGTGTACTATTTTTCCAGAGTCGAATAGCTTATGCAAATTCATCCTCTTTTTTTTGTATTGTTTGGTTTCATTGGCGTCTTCAGCGGCCGCCTGCTGTTTCGACATTGGTTCAATCATCTCACGTTATACTCGGCGATTTGGGGAACAGGATTAGCGCTGTTTGAATGGCGATTGATTGACTACACCCCGCTCACTCTCGAAGTTTGGATGATCATTTTATATGCGTGGCTGGCATTTGCTTTGGGCTCCACGATGCTGATGCTCGCCCCGGCGGCAGCAGGCATTCCTGACAATGCCTCCCGTTCGGGCGCGACTTCCAGCGTTCGTTCGAGTTTGTCTGTTCTCGAACAACGGCTTTTCGTCATTGCGATTTTGGCGCTATCAACTGTTGCTTTGCTTGCCGTCTTGTATCAATGGAAGCATTTGATCGAAAAATTCGGCGGTATCATAGGCGTACTCATCAATGGCCGCACCATCTACAGCATGACAGTCGCGGGAAAGCTCTCAGATAAAATTCCTTATCTTGATTCCCTCAGTCTGGCCGCGGTTTTTCTAACCGGGCTTTACAGCGCGCGCGCCGGAAAAGTCAAGGGCATCATCATTTTTCCGCTGGCTGCCGCCATTCTGGGTGATATTGCGCAAGGCGGCCGGGTAAAAATCCTGCTCTCCGGCCTGCTCTTTCTGAGCGCCTATTTTCTCACCAAGCATGCCTCCTCACACATCAAAAATTTCCGGCCCGCCAGCAAAGTCAAACAAATACTTGCGCTGGGCTTTCTGCTGGCGTTCTTGTGGAGTGCGGCGGAATTCGTGCGCAGCTATCGCGGCGCGGTCGAACGTTTTTACGGCGCCAGCACGGCATTGAACAAATTGGAAAAACAGGCCTTCAT containing:
- a CDS encoding class I SAM-dependent methyltransferase — translated: YYPADYYSFTQLPGAKNYNPAQKVMKKLRDRYAVRGRGMLGKRLYRRFPNENLLSLSGIENLRKDARILDVGCGAGVLLWDLRNLGFMNTMGVDPFLEKDLEFANGLRILKQTFFEVGGTWDLIMFHHVLEHLADPLETLQHTARLLSPNGTCLIRTPTVSSYAWEHYGVNWVQLDAPRHLFIHSEKSIELLANQAGLKLTKTRYDSSDFQFWGSEQYCKDIPLMSGKSYMVNRETTLFSKQEIASFKARAERLNAEKRGDSAVYYFSRVE
- a CDS encoding oligosaccharide repeat unit polymerase encodes the protein MQIHPLFFVLFGFIGVFSGRLLFRHWFNHLTLYSAIWGTGLALFEWRLIDYTPLTLEVWMIILYAWLAFALGSTMLMLAPAAAGIPDNASRSGATSSVRSSLSVLEQRLFVIAILALSTVALLAVLYQWKHLIEKFGGIIGVLINGRTIYSMTVAGKLSDKIPYLDSLSLAAVFLTGLYSARAGKVKGIIIFPLAAAILGDIAQGGRVKILLSGLLFLSAYFLTKHASSHIKNFRPASKVKQILALGFLLAFLWSAAEFVRSYRGAVERFYGASTALNKLEKQAFITPSIYLYLSSHVGVFNAYWKAGGEPSFPGATTFAPVYRILSRLGIADETPYFQKFYNIPIATNTGTYLREIHSDYGIAGILVTPFLLGFLCTVLWIQVKKRMHFATIALLAHFYVVVMFTFLYQVTRLGELAVCLIVSLTISTLIHLKCHGHFNLFEPHRPGGNLSHP